Proteins encoded in a region of the Candidatus Binataceae bacterium genome:
- a CDS encoding helix-turn-helix domain-containing protein, with translation MGRPNVVVKVSSAEHEQLDSIARSRSLPHSLVRRARIVLMSADGVANGIIAERCGVSVPTISHWRRCWRERGVAGLHGELRPGRPRSYDDERVAGLMRKVLQSRPPNATQWSVRSAAAASGISKSTVARYFALFGVQPHRSKSFKLSTDPFFLEKVRDVVGLYLNTPDQAVGAVRGRKEPGTGAGAHPTGSADGLGLHISITTTVLGLIYRCERIPWSLAPLSRRSAEE, from the coding sequence ATGGGCAGGCCTAATGTGGTGGTGAAGGTGAGTTCGGCGGAGCACGAACAGTTGGATTCGATCGCGCGCTCGCGCAGCTTGCCGCATTCGCTGGTGCGGCGCGCGCGGATCGTTCTGATGTCGGCGGACGGGGTTGCCAATGGGATCATCGCGGAGCGCTGTGGGGTCAGCGTTCCGACCATCAGCCATTGGCGGCGCTGCTGGCGCGAGCGCGGAGTAGCCGGATTGCATGGGGAACTTAGGCCGGGACGCCCGCGCAGCTACGACGACGAGCGCGTGGCGGGGCTGATGCGCAAAGTACTGCAGAGCCGGCCGCCCAATGCCACTCAGTGGAGCGTACGTAGCGCGGCCGCGGCGAGCGGCATCTCCAAGAGCACGGTGGCGCGCTACTTCGCCTTGTTCGGGGTCCAGCCCCATCGCAGCAAGAGCTTTAAGCTTTCCACCGATCCGTTCTTCTTGGAAAAGGTTCGCGACGTGGTGGGGTTGTATCTCAACACGCCCGACCAGGCGGTTGGTGCTGTGCGTGGACGAAAAGAGCCAGGTACAGGCGCTGGAGCGCACCCAACCGGTTCTGCCGATGGGCTTGGGCTACATATTTCGATTACTACCACGGTTCTCGGACTCATCTATCGCTGCGAAAGGATTCCCTGGAGCCTCGCCCCATTGAGCCGCCGGAGCGCGGAAGAGTGA